The Primulina eburnea isolate SZY01 chromosome 12, ASM2296580v1, whole genome shotgun sequence genome includes the window GAATTAAATTGTCCATTGCCTTCGTTCCTTGGTTGAAATTGTTGCTTGGCCGGAAACTTTTGTGGCCTTTCAGGTGCTGGAAGGCTTGGAAATTTCGAaggttgtgcatccttcttcttgTATCTAATTCTCTTCAAGTAATCCTCGAATTTCTTTGTGATATGCGATTGTGTCCTCACAAAGATCTGATTCATTAAATTCTTGGGATATTTGAAGAAGGTCATTATAGGAGTCATTTGAAACTTGGAATGCCATCGTTTTCTCCTTTTTTCTTTCTTCTGCATGTCCATGTTCATTTCGAAGGTTCGAAGTGAACTAATCAGGTCTTCCAAAGCCATCTGAGATGTCTCCTTAGCCTCATCTATTGCACAGATTTTTACGTTGAATATTTCGGGCAAAGAACGAAGAACCTTGCTAACTAATCGTTCATTAGAGATTGGGTCTCCAAGACTGAACGTCTCATTGGCAAGTTCCCGTAGGCGACGATCATAATCCAGTATGTTCTCAGATTCTTTCATCCTCATCATCTCGAATTTGGAAGTGAGTATCCTTAGTCTAGTTCGTCGCACACTCTCAGAACCTTCACAGTGTCTTTGGAGAATATCCCATGCATCCTTGGCCGAAACACAATTAGTAATAAGCCCGAACATATTCGTATCAATTGAGGAAAAAAATTACATTCAATGCCTTTGAGTTATAATTAGAAATCTGCACTTCATCAGTAGTCCAGTCACTTTCTGGTTTAATTAGACCATCAACATCTTCGTCTAGTCTCCTCGGTGGAGTCCAACCGCTTAGAACTTGTTGTCATGCTCTCTCATCTATGGATTTTATGTGAAACCGGATTTTGACCTTCCATAGACTGTAATTGGTTCTATCTAAGACTGGTGGTCAAAGTGCTGCATTATCAAGTGATATATCCATTTAATCAATTctttcaaacaaaaaaaaaatcagaatcagcacttagtatatcaagagtaggctctgataccacttgttagtaATATTGTTCGACAGATGTGTATAAATATATCAATAGTAGATAAGACAGTAAATTCGTGTTTTATCCTATTAagtgttgtgccaaatgttacAATATTTGCGACAACATGTAGCGAAATATTGAACATTGCAACACAAATtgactttaaataaatagatggacaagattaaatttgcacaagtataaatacttgttcGGTACTTGTGtggtgcctcagggcaaaaattaatcactagaaaactaaAACGTTTACACAAAACCAATCACTAGTGACTAAGACTAAAATAAATTTCCTCAACACGTTGAGAAAATAAAAGCTTTCTAAAATAACTAAGAGTAATAAAACGTCTATAAGAAAGAAAAAACGTGATGCCAAAAAGAGGAACCACGAAAATGATCTTCAGCCAACTTCGTCACGAATGTTGTCTGTAGATGTTTCCAACATTCAAGGTAACACGGCGATCACCACTCttctgatcagcaacggcttcgtgaATTTCTTGTTCTGAAAACTCCACTACGTGTACGTATGTATTGATCAAAACGGAAGAAGAGCCATTTACCAATATCCTTGAtttcttatttatagatgtaAACTTTATCTCCACAAGGAAACCTATCATCATAAGGAAAGTCAGAGTCtaattagaaataaactctttttaaacATTAATATCATATCTTATTAAATCGTAATCATAAGTATCATATTCTAAATATATTTGCATCATTATCTCATCAtctaaaaaaacaaaatcatattaaatatcatacacaatcaaatcaacaaagaaagataatattagggaaattatttaagataaaatattatataagttAAATATGGTAATAAAATATTAGACTTGAGTGATCAAAATATATTcttattcttattattattattattattattattgttattattattattattattattattgtattaataataatacaatgataataataataataatatgacaCAATGTCGTAATTTGTTACACGACACCACGTCATCAATTTTACGCTATGTGTTCATTATTCCAacggaaaaaaaaaactaaataataaaataaattattagatTAAAGATCAGACTTAGAATGATTACATGATGAAAACAAAAATGGTCAAGTTATAGGAAGCATTTTGTAATTTTCCCATGCAAAACAATGTGGTTAAgtataaaaaaacaaaacaaaaaaatttgaaagattaTTATTTAGACTTGAgagatcaaatattttttttattattattattattatttttattttgtaaaagaCCAAAATAGTTTTGATTCCGAATAAGTGAGGAAGACGTTATTATACCCTTCAAAAAATACCCAATTTGGGTGAAAATTAAACATGTGGGCATGCATCCtctttcattaatttttaaCAATAACTTAATTTCAAGAACCAAAAATCTCTAAATGAGCATTACAAAAACAAGAGAGACTATATCAATTTCAGTCACAACTCACAAATTACAAAGACTAGGTTGTCGAGAAATAAAGCAACTCATCATTTAGTGCATGGTATACATAAAAATCACGACAGTTAAAGATCAAACCATATGCTAAAATGAtatattattgtatttgctTGAAGACATTCACGTCGTATTTAAAATTTCTTACTGTCGCTCAATTGCGAAAACCTTGTTACGATGCAATGTGAACTAACTTCCCTTATCAGCCAAGAAACACTACTACCTGTAATCAGTAATTTCTAACACAAGCTGATGATGTGTCTTGAACTGCATCTTTTCAAACAGGTGACCTCAATCTTTTCGAAGTTGAAATATGTATACGTGCGATCAAGATCATCAACACTCAGCTATGTAAATCAGCTTCGAGCGTCAAAACTTTGTTCTGTGCCATAGAGAGAAGTATATGAGTCAGTTTTCATCATAGGTTGGTATGAATCCTTTGGCATGTTGGCTTTCCATTTCAAGAGTCATCAAGGATTTTTGTCGCTGATATCTGTTTCTTTTTGCAGCAAGAGCTatgaaaagaatttcaaaaATCAGCAAAGTTTGTAGCCGAAAGAATAGGAATTTTGGTattaaaaaaaaccaaaaattaGTCTATTCGGGAGCTTACACATTAGTTCATGAGGTAACCCGAAGTCATACTCGTTTCTCTGCCTACTGATGCAGCAGtatataccaagaacaaatgTCGAAAAAATTACCACACATGACAGAGCTATACCAACTTTTGCACCAGTAGACAAGCCATTTTTCCCCCAAATTAGCGAACAACTAGGTAGAGAGGGTACGCCACATAATTCTTCGTTACCATAAAGGCTGTAAAATAAGATTATATGGTTTGCTAAATAAACTTGAGAATAATAGTGAACGTGCAAGTTTAATAGGAATAAGAAATATGGGAACATACTCTATAGTTCCACCATGGAGCCCAATCGAGTAAAGTGCTTCCGGCACCTGTCCCTCCAACAAGTTATCATTCAAGAACCTGAGCACAAACAGAATGCGAATTAATAAGACAGACAAGGAACTAAATTTGTGTTCTCGTGCGTGTTGTGCATTTATGCCAGTCCCTTGATCAGGAGAAGCTCCCAACTTACACAAGCTGCAAGCTGGCTGAAGTTAGAATATCAGGTATGTAGCCAGTCAACTTGTTATTCGATAAATCCCTGCAACAAAGTCGTTAATAAATATAACTTATGAAATCAGACCTTGTCCTCCATATTTGTTTcaacaaataaatttaatttgggGACAAAAATATCTTAGTAAGATAAATGATTTCAAACAGCATTGAGAAGCTTGTGtatttaaatgaaaattaaattcTTACAGCTTCACAAGAGACTTTTGACTCAATCCTGAGGGTATACTACCTCCCAAAGAATTGGAACTCAAATTCCtgcacataaaaatatttttccagatATTGATTATGCAGAATCGCAACGAATTATGGTAAATGACATGATATGAACAGAAAACCAAAGTGCTGCAGTATGGATTTGTCGAGTATTATTTAGAAGATTTATTGATCAGAAAGAGCAGCAATCATCAAACAACACAAATTGGTAAAGTGAATACTCAATAGGTTAAATTGAAGGTTATGGAAGAATTAGACAATAGCTCCAATTTTTTTACTGTCCCAATGTCAATGTTCAGACATCTGCTTTGGTCTCATGattcaaacttatcaaaattcAAAAGTCGGAGATAGAATATCAAAAATTTCTCATAGCCCATCAAAAGTACACTACCATCATGCAGAAAACAGCTTTCATATGCAGATAATTAGCAGAATAACTAATTTAAAGAATCTCGATTAGTTACTACTTTCTATCTGAGCAGCAATGCACAATGAAACAATGATCAAAGAATTTAATGATTGATACTTACAGGCTTACCAAGTTTGTCAAAAGACTGATTTGTTCGCTAATATACCCCTTCAAGCCCTGGCTTCCAAGATCTCTGTGAAAGAGATAAAATAAAACATTCGaaataattatctactccccgGGAGTATGGTGACTAACGTGCAATGAACTTGCAACGTCTCTGTCATGATAAGGAAATTTCAAAAAACCCACAGAATGACTTAAATGGCAATCATGAACTTTTTAACATTACATGCAAAGCTTTAACCAGATGCCTTAGTTCGATGACCGTATTACGAATGAAATGGCCCTTGGAAAGCTATTTCCTGTTATAATACTTGGTAGCATATACCAATCAAAATctattttcagaaataaaattccAGCTACCAGTTCCAACTCAGAGTCTTGAACTAAGTTAATCAAGATTATGCAAAAGAAAAGTACTAGCTTTCAAACTACACCACAGCTTTCCACACATACTCTTTCTTTGTTGTTCTAAATTCTAATACAATAAAGACTTCAAAAAGTGGAGGAGTTACATTTGGGAGACAACAAGGGCAGATTCATCTTTAGTGGGATGACAGGTAACACCCTCCCAAGCATCCCAAGTGGTAGGGGCACAAGGGTCTCCATTCCACCCCATTCTGTCCGGGATACGAAACGATTCCTTCAGTGCTCTCATCGCAATAACTGCAAATGTTTTGGCACAAACTATTACAAAGATTTGTTCACACGTTGTGTTCTGAATGCTAAATAGAGTTACAAATTACTCACAACATGTCTTAGTTACCAAAGATAGCAGGTTCAGCACAAAAGATGAATTCCTATATGATAAGAATACGAGATTACCTACTTTCGACTTAACAATTCTAGAATTAACTTCTTCTAAATTTAACAAAATCCCATTATCTTCAACAATCCAACATTCTAACTGAATAGCAGAAACAAAATTTTGGTCTTTTCCTTTTTCTCATCCAAACACAATGCATAGAAATATAATCAGAATCCCGAAAAGCATCAAACAAGTATATGATACACATACCCTGATCAGCAACTGTTTTGAGATCAAGAGGCACAATCGCATAATTCTCGAGCCCGCAAATGATCGGTGCCCCGATCACCGACTCCAACCTCACACTCAAAGTAGTACTACTCAAATTCTTGACTACATAACTCCAATCGTATGCAGCGAATGCCCCCACTTTCTCATACACATCCACTCTACTTGTATTTTCTCCATTCACTACCACATCAAACACCCTCTGACCAGCTTTATTCACACTCAAATCTATCTCAGCAAAATGGAACCATAATAAGTAGTCGAGCTTCGCATCAACAGGCAATTCATACTCCAACACGCCACCGCCATTTCCTAAAACAGTTATCGCGGTCTGGTAAAGCTTTTCCGGGAAATAATTTGGGCTTTTTTCGACGTTAATTACGTTTTGAACTGCGGAAATTGCTTTGATTGTTGTTCCATTAGTAAGGGATACGGATGGTTGCCGGAATTCTGTATCAGACTGCCATGACCGGCCGAAGGAATCTGTGTCATTGCTGAATCCGGGTCCCCATTGATCCGACCCAGACGAAAACCTGCCGTAGTTAACCAGGATATAATTGCTTGAATTTCTTGCGTAATCGAAAGTGTACGCGTGGGTGTCAATTTGGGTCAATTCCAAAGACCCAACAACAGGAGAATCAGTAGCAATACTATAAAAGCAAAGATCAACATTCGGATCATCGAGAGAAAAAAACAGATCTGAATAAGCTCCGGAGCGAGAAACCGACTCCGGCCATGGAGAACGCCACGAGAAGACTAGAGTACCCTCAACAGAGACGTCAAAAGACGGCGAGTGAGCCTTCCCGTCGAAGTTATCGTACACAGTGAACATACGGAGAAAGTATCGTCCGGAGCCGGAGGACATGGGAATGGTGTAGCAGTTCTTCTTACCAGAAGATATGGGAAAGTAGCGGAGAGTCTTCTCTTGCTGGTGGAGGAAGTGTAGCGGCTCCGACACGACCGAGGCGGCGCCACCGGAGTAGAAGCGGTCGGAAACCCACGTCGTGTGGAAAGCATCTGTGGAATTCACGAGGCCACCGCAGTCAATGTGTAGACTGTAGTCTGCGAAAAAGGGTAAAAGCAGTGAGAGTTAGCTGATCCGTTTCCAAGTCAATTAATTGAAGCCAAGAAAAAAGGGAAGGTACAGCTAGATACAGATAACTTATGTATACGTTGGTGTACACTCACTGAAGGGAGAGCATAGAGAAAGAAAAGGAAAGAGAAGGAGAAGGAGAAGGAGAAGGGACATTGTAGGTCTGCCCGGAGCTCTTCGTTTAACGTTTCTTGTCTGGACATTACATGAACGAACAAAGAAAGAGTGTTTGTTTTGTGAGTTGACAGTGGAAAATGTAGGAAACAGAATGAATAAGACAGATAATGATCGGGAATTctgtaaattatatatatatttggggATTAAAAATGGATTTCCACTTCAGTCTCCATGGATGATGGATTTAAGGTTCAAAGGAGATTTGTCAAAGGGAGGGTTGACTTTTTGTGAGGTGGAGTGTGTGGTCTCAACTCTCATgttcattaaataaaaattttataccGTAAGTTGGAATGTAGATGAATTGAAGCGAGTagaatattattaaaatttaagatttgattTAACCATTTTGTGTTTGAGttcaatttgaaaatttgattcaaaactcgaaatttctcttcttctttttgCTGAAATTCAACTCGAAATTTTCGAATATATTAACGGACTATTCAGACTATTGTTTGAACATTAACATTCAATAACGAAAGTTCGAAAAATCCGAAAATCTTAAAATGAATATATGtagtatataattatattatattaataaaatattaagacTAACGAACTATCGAACAAGATATTTTTTACTCGAGTTCCGCTCGGAAAAAAGTTCCAGTATGTTCGAGTTCAAGTCGAATTCAACAACTTCAaatacaaatcaaatatttatcgagTCGACTCGAAAATCTCACGAATCTGCTCGACGAGATATTTTTCTATTTAATATAATCTAACAAAAATATCTACATGAACAAGATTTGAACTCAAAATCAAATAGATTTTGGACTTCATCCTTACCACAAATTCTATTCAAAAGAATTCACTTTCAAATAGTTCAAATTAATTTGGTTGTTGAGATTTcaatttaaaaatcaaattcatTTGCATTAATATGAAACAATAAAGTTCACTCAATGATGACGTTGATCATTAAATCCAGTACAATTGTATTTGGCTTCCACATTTTTTGTTCTGGTTATCTAGCACTAAAGTGTGTGGCTCCTTTTGTGCaagtattttgaaaaaaaaaatagtgttTTATAAgtgaaaaattttaaaatatgtgtttttgacaaaaaaatttgta containing:
- the LOC140807272 gene encoding receptor-like protein 4 isoform X1, which gives rise to MSRQETLNEELRADLQCPFSFSFSFSFLFFLYALPSVSVHQHYSLHIDCGGLVNSTDAFHTTWVSDRFYSGGAASVVSEPLHFLHQQEKTLRYFPISSGKKNCYTIPMSSGSGRYFLRMFTVYDNFDGKAHSPSFDVSVEGTLVFSWRSPWPESVSRSGAYSDLFFSLDDPNVDLCFYSIATDSPVVGSLELTQIDTHAYTFDYARNSSNYILVNYGRFSSGSDQWGPGFSNDTDSFGRSWQSDTEFRQPSVSLTNGTTIKAISAVQNVINVEKSPNYFPEKLYQTAITVLGNGGGVLEYELPVDAKLDYLLWFHFAEIDLSVNKAGQRVFDVVVNGENTSRVDVYEKVGAFAAYDWSYVVKNLSSTTLSVRLESVIGAPIICGLENYAIVPLDLKTVADQVIAMRALKESFRIPDRMGWNGDPCAPTTWDAWEGVTCHPTKDESALVVSQIDLGSQGLKGYISEQISLLTNLVSLNLSSNSLGGSIPSGLSQKSLVKLDLSNNKLTGYIPDILTSASLQLVFLNDNLLEGQVPEALYSIGLHGGTIDLYGNEELCGVPSLPSCSLIWGKNGLSTGAKVGIALSCVVIFSTFVLGIYCCISRQRNEYDFGLPHELMSLAAKRNRYQRQKSLMTLEMESQHAKGFIPTYDEN
- the LOC140807272 gene encoding receptor-like protein 4 isoform X2, whose protein sequence is MSLLLLLLLLFPFLSLCSPFNYSLHIDCGGLVNSTDAFHTTWVSDRFYSGGAASVVSEPLHFLHQQEKTLRYFPISSGKKNCYTIPMSSGSGRYFLRMFTVYDNFDGKAHSPSFDVSVEGTLVFSWRSPWPESVSRSGAYSDLFFSLDDPNVDLCFYSIATDSPVVGSLELTQIDTHAYTFDYARNSSNYILVNYGRFSSGSDQWGPGFSNDTDSFGRSWQSDTEFRQPSVSLTNGTTIKAISAVQNVINVEKSPNYFPEKLYQTAITVLGNGGGVLEYELPVDAKLDYLLWFHFAEIDLSVNKAGQRVFDVVVNGENTSRVDVYEKVGAFAAYDWSYVVKNLSSTTLSVRLESVIGAPIICGLENYAIVPLDLKTVADQVIAMRALKESFRIPDRMGWNGDPCAPTTWDAWEGVTCHPTKDESALVVSQIDLGSQGLKGYISEQISLLTNLVSLNLSSNSLGGSIPSGLSQKSLVKLDLSNNKLTGYIPDILTSASLQLVFLNDNLLEGQVPEALYSIGLHGGTIDLYGNEELCGVPSLPSCSLIWGKNGLSTGAKVGIALSCVVIFSTFVLGIYCCISRQRNEYDFGLPHELMSLAAKRNRYQRQKSLMTLEMESQHAKGFIPTYDEN